A DNA window from Anas acuta chromosome 4, bAnaAcu1.1, whole genome shotgun sequence contains the following coding sequences:
- the RGS12 gene encoding regulator of G-protein signaling 12 isoform X5 produces MEKTFTDSQVSSATVSDGELNSTDLKDCISENSLSSNASLPSVQSCRRLRDRRVASWAVSFERLLQDPLGVKYFSEFLRKEFSEENILFWQACEYFNHVPAHDKKELSYRAREIFTKFLCSKATTPVNIDSQAQLADDILNSPHPDMFKEQQLQIFNLMKFDSYTRFLKSPLYQECILAEVEGRTLPDPQRVPSSPTSKHSISSEKSNISTPKKLSGKSKSGRSLNEESGEEDTEKKKRGTFFSWSRSKSLGKSQKRKENGDYQHDSIQSNGLSYRRESQGSMSSTASLDLSETSRLPAFVPDKEKSPKYCCVNLPDGSSSKMAVKSGFSIKEVLSGLCEKHGINIAAVDLFLVGGDKPLVLHQDSSILESRDLRLEKRTLFRLDLVPINRSVGLKAKPTKPVTEVLRPVVAKYGLNLNELVARLNGEQEPLDLGVPISNLDGQRVVLDEKEPTKSRVFTDKQKGASVKQSVTVTTSRNQVSTTGEGRTLGKSNSIKMKGENGKNAREVRLSKREDSIAKIGKKKCQKINLDEAEEFFELISKAQSNRADDQRGLLRKEDLILPDFLRLPPTGPEPSSSTPAGPKGLNKRVSKSDGKDGCTSPNGKQESIQNYNENSVKKMGYSENKHKSALTALHSQKTFSVPFNTTLSPIPHAHENNATIWKRQSRELQAEGIQMVDDENVADLTLVAEGDISSPNSTLLPPPPPTPPSDISKLTEANYPPPTPFAGNQEKSGYQRSNSGANHKKKNDSQETLGNPCEQTSLKAKTSRSVNPPGVRDNPGKELPVNRIIDVDGVKLEDTSTRSCDESEGNLSFEGYVSELRSCQGRMRTGVYRTSDLPSLIAVKSEKNKGTENQYKATFV; encoded by the exons agctgAATAGTACTGATTTGAAAGATTGCATCAGTGAGAACAGCCTCAGTAGCAATGCTAGTCTTCCCAGCGTACAGAGCTGTCGACGACTTCGAGACAGAAGAGTTGCAAGCTGGGCAGTTTCATTCGAGCGTCTTCTTCAGGATCCTCTCGGTGTTAAATATTTTTCG GAATTTCTGCGGAAGGAATTtagtgaagaaaatattttattttggcaggCGTGTGAATATTTTAACCATGTACCTGCACATGATAAAAAAGAG CTTTCTTACAGAGCTCGGGAGATCTTCACTAAGTTTTTGTGTAGCAAAGCTACAACTCCAGTTAATATTGATAGCCAGGCACAGCTGGCAGATGATATTCTCAATTCCCCACATCCAGATATGTTCAAGGAACAGCAACTTCAG atttttaactTGATGAAGTTTGATAGCTATACTCGCTTTCTCAAATCCCCCCTTTACCAAGAATGCATCCTAGCTGAAGTAGAAGGTCGTACTCTTCCAGATCCACAACGTGTTCCCAGCAGTCCTACTTCTAAACACAGTATCAGTTCAGAGAAGTCCAATATCTCAACACCGAAAAAG TTAAGTGGTAAATCAAAGTCAGGAAGATCCTTAAATGAAGAGTCAGGAGAGGAGgacactgagaagaaaaaaagggggacgTTTTTCTCATGGTCAAGAAGTAAGAGTTTGGGAAAATcgcagaagagaaaggaaaatggtgATTATCAACATG ATTCTATTCAGTCCAATGGGTTATCGTACAGGAGGGAATCACAAGGCTCCATGTCATCAACTGCTAGTCTTGACTTG TCTGAAACCTCTAGATTACCTGCATTTGTACCAGATAAAGAGAAATCCCCCAAATACTGCTGTGTAAACCTTCCAGATGGTTCTTCCAGCAAAATGGCTGTTAAATCTGGATTCTCTATCAAAGAGGTGCTATCTGGGCTCTGTGAGAAACATGGCATTAACATAGCTGCAGTGGACCTTTTTTTAGTTGGAGGTGATAAG CCGCTTGTATTGCACCAAGACAGTAGCATCCTGGAGTCTCGGGACCTACGTTTAGAAAAACGCACTTTATTTCG GCTGGATCTTGTTCCAATCAATCGATCAGTTGGTTTGAAGGCTAAACCCACCAAACCAGTAACAGAGGTCTTAAGGCCTGTGGTTGCAAAATATGGTTTAAATCTTAATGAGCTTGTGGCAAGACTA AATGGTGAGCAGGAACCACTTGATCTTGGTGTCCCTATATCTAATCTGGATGGTCAGCGAGTTGTTCTAGATGAAAAAGAGCCAACAAAGAGTAGAG TGTTTACAGATAAACAAAAAGGTGCATCAGTAAAACAGAGTGTAACTGTGACTACTTCAAGAAATCAAGTATCTACTACT ggagagggaagaacTCTAGGAAAGTCTAATTCTATCAAAATGAAAGGcgaaaatggaaaaaatgctaGGGAAGTTCGACTGTCAAAAAGAGAAGACTCTATTGCAaagattgggaaaaaaaaatgtcagaaaataaatttggatgAAGCAGAGG AATTTTTTGAACTCATATCCAAAGCTCAAAGTAACAGAGCAGATGACCAACGTGGACTGCTAAGGAAAGAAGACCTTATTCTTCCTGACTTTCTTCGTTTACCACCCACTGGACCAGAACCATCCTCATCTACGCCAGCAGGTCCTAAAGGCCTCAACAAGCGAGTTTCAAAAAGTGATGGCAAGGATGGATGTACGTCGCCAAATGGAAAACAGGAGTCCATACAAAACTATAATGAAAATTCAGTTAAGAAAATGGGTtactcagaaaataaacataaatctGCTTTGACAGCACTCCACAGTCAGAAGACTTTCAGTGTTCCTTTTAATACTACATTGTCTCCAATTCCACATGCACACGAAAACAATGCAACAATATGGAAAAGGCAGTCAAGAGAGTTACAAGCTGAAGGCATACAGATGGTAGATGATGAGAATGTGGCAGACTTGACTCTTGTGGCTGAAGGAGATATTAGTAGCCCTAACAGCACTTTGCTACCACCGCCACCACCAACACCACCGTCAGACATCAGTAAACTCACAGAAGCCAACTATCCACCCCCAACTCCTTTTGCAGGTAATCAGGAAAAATCTGGATATCAAAGATCCAATTCAG GTGCaaaccacaaaaagaaaaacgaTTCACAGGAAACTTTAGGAAACCCTTGTGAGCAAACGTCTCTCAAAGCGAAGACCAGCAGAAGCGTTAATCCTCCTGGTGTGAGAGACAACCCTGGCAAGGAGCTGCCTGTGAACAGGATAATTGATGTGGACGGAGTCAAGCTGGAAGACACCAGCACACGTTCCTGCGATGAGTCTGAAGGGAACCTCAGCTTTGAAGGTTATGTCTCGGAACTGAGATCTTGCCAAGGAAGGATGAGGACTGGAGTTTATCGGACATCAGACCTTCCGTCTCTgattgctgtaaagagtgagAAGAATAAGGGCACTGAGAATCAGTATAAAGCTACTTTTGTTTaa
- the RGS12 gene encoding regulator of G-protein signaling 12 isoform X4, protein MNLGRVLLGKITAVSYEERSATVSDGELNSTDLKDCISENSLSSNASLPSVQSCRRLRDRRVASWAVSFERLLQDPLGVKYFSEFLRKEFSEENILFWQACEYFNHVPAHDKKELSYRAREIFTKFLCSKATTPVNIDSQAQLADDILNSPHPDMFKEQQLQIFNLMKFDSYTRFLKSPLYQECILAEVEGRTLPDPQRVPSSPTSKHSISSEKSNISTPKKLSGKSKSGRSLNEESGEEDTEKKKRGTFFSWSRSKSLGKSQKRKENGDYQHDSIQSNGLSYRRESQGSMSSTASLDLSETSRLPAFVPDKEKSPKYCCVNLPDGSSSKMAVKSGFSIKEVLSGLCEKHGINIAAVDLFLVGGDKPLVLHQDSSILESRDLRLEKRTLFRLDLVPINRSVGLKAKPTKPVTEVLRPVVAKYGLNLNELVARLNGEQEPLDLGVPISNLDGQRVVLDEKEPTKSRVFTDKQKGASVKQSVTVTTSRNQVSTTGEGRTLGKSNSIKMKGENGKNAREVRLSKREDSIAKIGKKKCQKINLDEAEEFFELISKAQSNRADDQRGLLRKEDLILPDFLRLPPTGPEPSSSTPAGPKGLNKRVSKSDGKDGCTSPNGKQESIQNYNENSVKKMGYSENKHKSALTALHSQKTFSVPFNTTLSPIPHAHENNATIWKRQSRELQAEGIQMVDDENVADLTLVAEGDISSPNSTLLPPPPPTPPSDISKLTEANYPPPTPFAGNQEKSGYQRSNSGANHKKKNDSQETLGNPCEQTSLKAKTSRSVNPPGVRDNPGKELPVNRIIDVDGVKLEDTSTRSCDESEGNLSFEGYVSELRSCQGRMRTGVYRTSDLPSLIAVKSEKNKGTENQYKATFV, encoded by the exons agctgAATAGTACTGATTTGAAAGATTGCATCAGTGAGAACAGCCTCAGTAGCAATGCTAGTCTTCCCAGCGTACAGAGCTGTCGACGACTTCGAGACAGAAGAGTTGCAAGCTGGGCAGTTTCATTCGAGCGTCTTCTTCAGGATCCTCTCGGTGTTAAATATTTTTCG GAATTTCTGCGGAAGGAATTtagtgaagaaaatattttattttggcaggCGTGTGAATATTTTAACCATGTACCTGCACATGATAAAAAAGAG CTTTCTTACAGAGCTCGGGAGATCTTCACTAAGTTTTTGTGTAGCAAAGCTACAACTCCAGTTAATATTGATAGCCAGGCACAGCTGGCAGATGATATTCTCAATTCCCCACATCCAGATATGTTCAAGGAACAGCAACTTCAG atttttaactTGATGAAGTTTGATAGCTATACTCGCTTTCTCAAATCCCCCCTTTACCAAGAATGCATCCTAGCTGAAGTAGAAGGTCGTACTCTTCCAGATCCACAACGTGTTCCCAGCAGTCCTACTTCTAAACACAGTATCAGTTCAGAGAAGTCCAATATCTCAACACCGAAAAAG TTAAGTGGTAAATCAAAGTCAGGAAGATCCTTAAATGAAGAGTCAGGAGAGGAGgacactgagaagaaaaaaagggggacgTTTTTCTCATGGTCAAGAAGTAAGAGTTTGGGAAAATcgcagaagagaaaggaaaatggtgATTATCAACATG ATTCTATTCAGTCCAATGGGTTATCGTACAGGAGGGAATCACAAGGCTCCATGTCATCAACTGCTAGTCTTGACTTG TCTGAAACCTCTAGATTACCTGCATTTGTACCAGATAAAGAGAAATCCCCCAAATACTGCTGTGTAAACCTTCCAGATGGTTCTTCCAGCAAAATGGCTGTTAAATCTGGATTCTCTATCAAAGAGGTGCTATCTGGGCTCTGTGAGAAACATGGCATTAACATAGCTGCAGTGGACCTTTTTTTAGTTGGAGGTGATAAG CCGCTTGTATTGCACCAAGACAGTAGCATCCTGGAGTCTCGGGACCTACGTTTAGAAAAACGCACTTTATTTCG GCTGGATCTTGTTCCAATCAATCGATCAGTTGGTTTGAAGGCTAAACCCACCAAACCAGTAACAGAGGTCTTAAGGCCTGTGGTTGCAAAATATGGTTTAAATCTTAATGAGCTTGTGGCAAGACTA AATGGTGAGCAGGAACCACTTGATCTTGGTGTCCCTATATCTAATCTGGATGGTCAGCGAGTTGTTCTAGATGAAAAAGAGCCAACAAAGAGTAGAG TGTTTACAGATAAACAAAAAGGTGCATCAGTAAAACAGAGTGTAACTGTGACTACTTCAAGAAATCAAGTATCTACTACT ggagagggaagaacTCTAGGAAAGTCTAATTCTATCAAAATGAAAGGcgaaaatggaaaaaatgctaGGGAAGTTCGACTGTCAAAAAGAGAAGACTCTATTGCAaagattgggaaaaaaaaatgtcagaaaataaatttggatgAAGCAGAGG AATTTTTTGAACTCATATCCAAAGCTCAAAGTAACAGAGCAGATGACCAACGTGGACTGCTAAGGAAAGAAGACCTTATTCTTCCTGACTTTCTTCGTTTACCACCCACTGGACCAGAACCATCCTCATCTACGCCAGCAGGTCCTAAAGGCCTCAACAAGCGAGTTTCAAAAAGTGATGGCAAGGATGGATGTACGTCGCCAAATGGAAAACAGGAGTCCATACAAAACTATAATGAAAATTCAGTTAAGAAAATGGGTtactcagaaaataaacataaatctGCTTTGACAGCACTCCACAGTCAGAAGACTTTCAGTGTTCCTTTTAATACTACATTGTCTCCAATTCCACATGCACACGAAAACAATGCAACAATATGGAAAAGGCAGTCAAGAGAGTTACAAGCTGAAGGCATACAGATGGTAGATGATGAGAATGTGGCAGACTTGACTCTTGTGGCTGAAGGAGATATTAGTAGCCCTAACAGCACTTTGCTACCACCGCCACCACCAACACCACCGTCAGACATCAGTAAACTCACAGAAGCCAACTATCCACCCCCAACTCCTTTTGCAGGTAATCAGGAAAAATCTGGATATCAAAGATCCAATTCAG GTGCaaaccacaaaaagaaaaacgaTTCACAGGAAACTTTAGGAAACCCTTGTGAGCAAACGTCTCTCAAAGCGAAGACCAGCAGAAGCGTTAATCCTCCTGGTGTGAGAGACAACCCTGGCAAGGAGCTGCCTGTGAACAGGATAATTGATGTGGACGGAGTCAAGCTGGAAGACACCAGCACACGTTCCTGCGATGAGTCTGAAGGGAACCTCAGCTTTGAAGGTTATGTCTCGGAACTGAGATCTTGCCAAGGAAGGATGAGGACTGGAGTTTATCGGACATCAGACCTTCCGTCTCTgattgctgtaaagagtgagAAGAATAAGGGCACTGAGAATCAGTATAAAGCTACTTTTGTTTaa
- the RGS12 gene encoding regulator of G-protein signaling 12 isoform X6 has protein sequence MQSATVSDGELNSTDLKDCISENSLSSNASLPSVQSCRRLRDRRVASWAVSFERLLQDPLGVKYFSEFLRKEFSEENILFWQACEYFNHVPAHDKKELSYRAREIFTKFLCSKATTPVNIDSQAQLADDILNSPHPDMFKEQQLQIFNLMKFDSYTRFLKSPLYQECILAEVEGRTLPDPQRVPSSPTSKHSISSEKSNISTPKKLSGKSKSGRSLNEESGEEDTEKKKRGTFFSWSRSKSLGKSQKRKENGDYQHDSIQSNGLSYRRESQGSMSSTASLDLSETSRLPAFVPDKEKSPKYCCVNLPDGSSSKMAVKSGFSIKEVLSGLCEKHGINIAAVDLFLVGGDKPLVLHQDSSILESRDLRLEKRTLFRLDLVPINRSVGLKAKPTKPVTEVLRPVVAKYGLNLNELVARLNGEQEPLDLGVPISNLDGQRVVLDEKEPTKSRVFTDKQKGASVKQSVTVTTSRNQVSTTGEGRTLGKSNSIKMKGENGKNAREVRLSKREDSIAKIGKKKCQKINLDEAEEFFELISKAQSNRADDQRGLLRKEDLILPDFLRLPPTGPEPSSSTPAGPKGLNKRVSKSDGKDGCTSPNGKQESIQNYNENSVKKMGYSENKHKSALTALHSQKTFSVPFNTTLSPIPHAHENNATIWKRQSRELQAEGIQMVDDENVADLTLVAEGDISSPNSTLLPPPPPTPPSDISKLTEANYPPPTPFAGNQEKSGYQRSNSGANHKKKNDSQETLGNPCEQTSLKAKTSRSVNPPGVRDNPGKELPVNRIIDVDGVKLEDTSTRSCDESEGNLSFEGYVSELRSCQGRMRTGVYRTSDLPSLIAVKSEKNKGTENQYKATFV, from the exons agctgAATAGTACTGATTTGAAAGATTGCATCAGTGAGAACAGCCTCAGTAGCAATGCTAGTCTTCCCAGCGTACAGAGCTGTCGACGACTTCGAGACAGAAGAGTTGCAAGCTGGGCAGTTTCATTCGAGCGTCTTCTTCAGGATCCTCTCGGTGTTAAATATTTTTCG GAATTTCTGCGGAAGGAATTtagtgaagaaaatattttattttggcaggCGTGTGAATATTTTAACCATGTACCTGCACATGATAAAAAAGAG CTTTCTTACAGAGCTCGGGAGATCTTCACTAAGTTTTTGTGTAGCAAAGCTACAACTCCAGTTAATATTGATAGCCAGGCACAGCTGGCAGATGATATTCTCAATTCCCCACATCCAGATATGTTCAAGGAACAGCAACTTCAG atttttaactTGATGAAGTTTGATAGCTATACTCGCTTTCTCAAATCCCCCCTTTACCAAGAATGCATCCTAGCTGAAGTAGAAGGTCGTACTCTTCCAGATCCACAACGTGTTCCCAGCAGTCCTACTTCTAAACACAGTATCAGTTCAGAGAAGTCCAATATCTCAACACCGAAAAAG TTAAGTGGTAAATCAAAGTCAGGAAGATCCTTAAATGAAGAGTCAGGAGAGGAGgacactgagaagaaaaaaagggggacgTTTTTCTCATGGTCAAGAAGTAAGAGTTTGGGAAAATcgcagaagagaaaggaaaatggtgATTATCAACATG ATTCTATTCAGTCCAATGGGTTATCGTACAGGAGGGAATCACAAGGCTCCATGTCATCAACTGCTAGTCTTGACTTG TCTGAAACCTCTAGATTACCTGCATTTGTACCAGATAAAGAGAAATCCCCCAAATACTGCTGTGTAAACCTTCCAGATGGTTCTTCCAGCAAAATGGCTGTTAAATCTGGATTCTCTATCAAAGAGGTGCTATCTGGGCTCTGTGAGAAACATGGCATTAACATAGCTGCAGTGGACCTTTTTTTAGTTGGAGGTGATAAG CCGCTTGTATTGCACCAAGACAGTAGCATCCTGGAGTCTCGGGACCTACGTTTAGAAAAACGCACTTTATTTCG GCTGGATCTTGTTCCAATCAATCGATCAGTTGGTTTGAAGGCTAAACCCACCAAACCAGTAACAGAGGTCTTAAGGCCTGTGGTTGCAAAATATGGTTTAAATCTTAATGAGCTTGTGGCAAGACTA AATGGTGAGCAGGAACCACTTGATCTTGGTGTCCCTATATCTAATCTGGATGGTCAGCGAGTTGTTCTAGATGAAAAAGAGCCAACAAAGAGTAGAG TGTTTACAGATAAACAAAAAGGTGCATCAGTAAAACAGAGTGTAACTGTGACTACTTCAAGAAATCAAGTATCTACTACT ggagagggaagaacTCTAGGAAAGTCTAATTCTATCAAAATGAAAGGcgaaaatggaaaaaatgctaGGGAAGTTCGACTGTCAAAAAGAGAAGACTCTATTGCAaagattgggaaaaaaaaatgtcagaaaataaatttggatgAAGCAGAGG AATTTTTTGAACTCATATCCAAAGCTCAAAGTAACAGAGCAGATGACCAACGTGGACTGCTAAGGAAAGAAGACCTTATTCTTCCTGACTTTCTTCGTTTACCACCCACTGGACCAGAACCATCCTCATCTACGCCAGCAGGTCCTAAAGGCCTCAACAAGCGAGTTTCAAAAAGTGATGGCAAGGATGGATGTACGTCGCCAAATGGAAAACAGGAGTCCATACAAAACTATAATGAAAATTCAGTTAAGAAAATGGGTtactcagaaaataaacataaatctGCTTTGACAGCACTCCACAGTCAGAAGACTTTCAGTGTTCCTTTTAATACTACATTGTCTCCAATTCCACATGCACACGAAAACAATGCAACAATATGGAAAAGGCAGTCAAGAGAGTTACAAGCTGAAGGCATACAGATGGTAGATGATGAGAATGTGGCAGACTTGACTCTTGTGGCTGAAGGAGATATTAGTAGCCCTAACAGCACTTTGCTACCACCGCCACCACCAACACCACCGTCAGACATCAGTAAACTCACAGAAGCCAACTATCCACCCCCAACTCCTTTTGCAGGTAATCAGGAAAAATCTGGATATCAAAGATCCAATTCAG GTGCaaaccacaaaaagaaaaacgaTTCACAGGAAACTTTAGGAAACCCTTGTGAGCAAACGTCTCTCAAAGCGAAGACCAGCAGAAGCGTTAATCCTCCTGGTGTGAGAGACAACCCTGGCAAGGAGCTGCCTGTGAACAGGATAATTGATGTGGACGGAGTCAAGCTGGAAGACACCAGCACACGTTCCTGCGATGAGTCTGAAGGGAACCTCAGCTTTGAAGGTTATGTCTCGGAACTGAGATCTTGCCAAGGAAGGATGAGGACTGGAGTTTATCGGACATCAGACCTTCCGTCTCTgattgctgtaaagagtgagAAGAATAAGGGCACTGAGAATCAGTATAAAGCTACTTTTGTTTaa